From Pungitius pungitius chromosome 9, fPunPun2.1, whole genome shotgun sequence, one genomic window encodes:
- the akap8l gene encoding A-kinase anchor protein 8-like isoform X1, which produces MDGRSYGSGYSSWGGSGSGSRSSGGFDLYGGGYKGSVSGLGGYGGGGGHMKRGLSGASLLSSTGTNADAVIAKINQRLDMLTQLEGGLKGTRGDRYDHYESFDSRASALPSSRDLYRSGGGSYGYGGDGREDNMLLGQRGGSGFGGGIGMGGGVGGGGGGGGFDSPSSSYGVAKMRQNMRETFSSGQGGGSGGGGWPAAGRRSPRRGGSAGGRGAGGGGGGGGGFVSHRSEPTPLGGGGRGGGGHRGRPPGGGRGKLPSLLSNRMYPESGGFHQGSTRGPHDFPGRHFGGGPRAGRQRGRKRPLNKQVKPPQDVQKKRKQSLTEADEPESKMNRTEEADAPQEPAENNGDDSEPKTETDPAADKDSPKQEEKATTTTSVLDKHNPTQIQDKMPKMRKRRGFLERVMFACSVCKFRSFYKEEMETHLDSRFHKDHFKFLCGQLSKPTTDFLQEYLQNKFKKTDYRVGQLENHSAAICQVYREQDLTRELGMEHFMRKVEAAHCAACDLFIPMQPHLIQKHIKSPDHNYNRKGMMEQSKRASLSVARSILNHKLIGKKLESYLKGENPFTGNHDDQDAEDSMVMDVSELELSSEAADGQAEQVEKVEKAVVEEESAQAEEAATTERTTTTTAGEEEKMEEGEEEQRNEEEEEGFEVGEEDEGYAVHDEIGEEGIQEEEEEEGVEVAEGEEELQQEENND; this is translated from the exons ATGGACGGCAGGAGCTACGGTTCAG GTTACTCCAGCTGGGGAGGCAGCGGCTCAGGAAGCAGAA GTTCTGGTGGCTTCGACCTCTATGGGGGGGGCTACAAAGGCTCTGTGTCGGGGCTCGGTGGctacgggggaggaggaggccacaTGAAGAGGGGTCTCTCCGGAGCGTCGCTGCTCTCGTCCACCGGCACAAACGCAGACGCCGTCATCGCCAAGATTAACCAGCGCCTGGACATGCTGACTCAGCTGGAGGGGGGGCTGAAAGGGACTCGTGGCGACCG gTATGACCACTACGAGTCATTCGACTCGCGCGCCTCCGCCCTCCCCTCCTCACGAGATCTCTACAGATCTGGCGGCGGTAGCTATGGTTACGGCGGTGATGGCCGCGAGGACAACATGCTGCTGGGTCAGCGAGGAGGCTCTGGCTTCGGAGGGGGAATTGGGATgggcgggggggttggaggaggaggtggaggaggaggctttgACAGCCCCTCCTCTTCCTATGGAGTCGCTAAGATGCGACAGAATATGAGGGAGACCTTCAGCAGTGGCCAGGGTGGAGGCTCTGGAGGTGGAGGATGGCCCGCAGCAGGCCGACGCTCCCCCCGAAGGGGTGGAAGTGCCGGGGGTCGaggagctggtggtggtggaggaggaggaggagggtttgtAAGCCACAGGTCCGAGCCCACTCCTCTAGGCGGaggcgggcgggggggcggcgggcaCCGCGGCCGCCCCCCCGGAGGTGGTAGAGGAAAGCTCCCATCCCTCCTGTCCAACCGCATGTACCCTGAGAGCGGGGGCTTCCACCAGGGTTCCACTCGAGGGCCCCACGACTTCCCCGGGAGGCACTTTGGAGGGGGCCCCCGGGCCGGCCGCCAGCGGGGCCGCAAGAGACCCCTCAACAAA CAGGTGAAGCCACCGCAGGACgtccagaagaagaggaagcagtcGCTCACAGAGGCCGACGAGCCCGAGTCCAAGATGAACCGCACGGAGGAGGCCGACGCACCTCagg AGCCAGCAGAGAACAACGGGGACGACAGTGAACCAAAGACA GAGACGGATCCTGCTGCAGACAAAG actCGCCCAAACAGGAGGAGAAGGCGACAACGACGACGAGTGTTCTGGACAAACACAACCCGACCCAAATACAGGACAAGATGCCCAAGATGAGGAAGAGGCGGGGCTTCCTGGAGAG GGTGATGTTCGCCTGCTCTGTCTGTAAGTTCCGCTCCTTCTacaaggaggagatggagactcACCTGGACAGTCGCTTCCATAAGGACCACTTCAAGTTCCTGTGTGGCCAGCTGTCCAAGCCCACCACGGACTTCCTGCAG gaGTATCTGCAGAACAAGTTCAAGAAGACGGACTACAGAGTCGGGCAGCTGGAGAACCACAGCGCTGCTATCTGCCAGGTGTACAGAGAGCAGGACCTcaccagag AGCTCGGCATGGAGCACTTCATGAGGAAGGTGGAGGCAGCCCACTGCGCCGCCTGCGACCTCTTCATCCCCATGCAGCCCCACCTGATCCAGAAACACATCAAGTCTCCGGACCACAACTACAACCGCAAG GGGATGATGGAGCAGTCAAAGAGAGCCAGTCTGTCCGTGGCTCGCAGCATCCTCAACCACAAGCTCATAGGCAAGAAGCTGGAGAGCTACCTCAAG GGAGAAAACCCGTTCACCGGTAACCATGACGACCAGGATGCAGAGGACTCCATGGTGATGGATGTGTCTGAGCTGGAGTTAAGCAGCGAGGCAGCAGACGGCCAGGCGGagcaggtggagaaggtggagaaggcGGTGGTTGAAGAGGAGTCGGCTCAAGCTGaagaagcagcaacaacagagAGGACAACCACGACgacagcaggagaggaggagaagatggaggagggagaagaagagcagaggaacgaggaagaggaggaaggctTTGAGGTCGGAGAGGAGGACGAAGGATACGCAGTCCACGATGAGATCGGTGAGGAAGGaatacaggaggaggaggaagaggaaggagtcGAGGTagcagaaggagaggaagagctgcagcaggaggaaaataatgattaa
- the akap8l gene encoding A-kinase anchor protein 8-like isoform X2, whose amino-acid sequence MDGRSYGSGYSSWGGSGSGSRSSGGFDLYGGGYKGSVSGLGGYGGGGGHMKRGLSGASLLSSTGTNADAVIAKINQRLDMLTQLEGGLKGTRGDRYDHYESFDSRASALPSSRDLYRSGGGSYGYGGDGREDNMLLGQRGGSGFGGGIGMGGGVGGGGGGGGFDSPSSSYGVAKMRQNMRETFSSGQGGGSGGGGWPAAGRRSPRRGGSAGGRGAGGGGGGGGGFVSHRSEPTPLGGGGRGGGGHRGRPPGGGRGKLPSLLSNRMYPESGGFHQGSTRGPHDFPGRHFGGGPRAGRQRGRKRPLNKVKPPQDVQKKRKQSLTEADEPESKMNRTEEADAPQEPAENNGDDSEPKTETDPAADKDSPKQEEKATTTTSVLDKHNPTQIQDKMPKMRKRRGFLERVMFACSVCKFRSFYKEEMETHLDSRFHKDHFKFLCGQLSKPTTDFLQEYLQNKFKKTDYRVGQLENHSAAICQVYREQDLTRELGMEHFMRKVEAAHCAACDLFIPMQPHLIQKHIKSPDHNYNRKGMMEQSKRASLSVARSILNHKLIGKKLESYLKGENPFTGNHDDQDAEDSMVMDVSELELSSEAADGQAEQVEKVEKAVVEEESAQAEEAATTERTTTTTAGEEEKMEEGEEEQRNEEEEEGFEVGEEDEGYAVHDEIGEEGIQEEEEEEGVEVAEGEEELQQEENND is encoded by the exons ATGGACGGCAGGAGCTACGGTTCAG GTTACTCCAGCTGGGGAGGCAGCGGCTCAGGAAGCAGAA GTTCTGGTGGCTTCGACCTCTATGGGGGGGGCTACAAAGGCTCTGTGTCGGGGCTCGGTGGctacgggggaggaggaggccacaTGAAGAGGGGTCTCTCCGGAGCGTCGCTGCTCTCGTCCACCGGCACAAACGCAGACGCCGTCATCGCCAAGATTAACCAGCGCCTGGACATGCTGACTCAGCTGGAGGGGGGGCTGAAAGGGACTCGTGGCGACCG gTATGACCACTACGAGTCATTCGACTCGCGCGCCTCCGCCCTCCCCTCCTCACGAGATCTCTACAGATCTGGCGGCGGTAGCTATGGTTACGGCGGTGATGGCCGCGAGGACAACATGCTGCTGGGTCAGCGAGGAGGCTCTGGCTTCGGAGGGGGAATTGGGATgggcgggggggttggaggaggaggtggaggaggaggctttgACAGCCCCTCCTCTTCCTATGGAGTCGCTAAGATGCGACAGAATATGAGGGAGACCTTCAGCAGTGGCCAGGGTGGAGGCTCTGGAGGTGGAGGATGGCCCGCAGCAGGCCGACGCTCCCCCCGAAGGGGTGGAAGTGCCGGGGGTCGaggagctggtggtggtggaggaggaggaggagggtttgtAAGCCACAGGTCCGAGCCCACTCCTCTAGGCGGaggcgggcgggggggcggcgggcaCCGCGGCCGCCCCCCCGGAGGTGGTAGAGGAAAGCTCCCATCCCTCCTGTCCAACCGCATGTACCCTGAGAGCGGGGGCTTCCACCAGGGTTCCACTCGAGGGCCCCACGACTTCCCCGGGAGGCACTTTGGAGGGGGCCCCCGGGCCGGCCGCCAGCGGGGCCGCAAGAGACCCCTCAACAAA GTGAAGCCACCGCAGGACgtccagaagaagaggaagcagtcGCTCACAGAGGCCGACGAGCCCGAGTCCAAGATGAACCGCACGGAGGAGGCCGACGCACCTCagg AGCCAGCAGAGAACAACGGGGACGACAGTGAACCAAAGACA GAGACGGATCCTGCTGCAGACAAAG actCGCCCAAACAGGAGGAGAAGGCGACAACGACGACGAGTGTTCTGGACAAACACAACCCGACCCAAATACAGGACAAGATGCCCAAGATGAGGAAGAGGCGGGGCTTCCTGGAGAG GGTGATGTTCGCCTGCTCTGTCTGTAAGTTCCGCTCCTTCTacaaggaggagatggagactcACCTGGACAGTCGCTTCCATAAGGACCACTTCAAGTTCCTGTGTGGCCAGCTGTCCAAGCCCACCACGGACTTCCTGCAG gaGTATCTGCAGAACAAGTTCAAGAAGACGGACTACAGAGTCGGGCAGCTGGAGAACCACAGCGCTGCTATCTGCCAGGTGTACAGAGAGCAGGACCTcaccagag AGCTCGGCATGGAGCACTTCATGAGGAAGGTGGAGGCAGCCCACTGCGCCGCCTGCGACCTCTTCATCCCCATGCAGCCCCACCTGATCCAGAAACACATCAAGTCTCCGGACCACAACTACAACCGCAAG GGGATGATGGAGCAGTCAAAGAGAGCCAGTCTGTCCGTGGCTCGCAGCATCCTCAACCACAAGCTCATAGGCAAGAAGCTGGAGAGCTACCTCAAG GGAGAAAACCCGTTCACCGGTAACCATGACGACCAGGATGCAGAGGACTCCATGGTGATGGATGTGTCTGAGCTGGAGTTAAGCAGCGAGGCAGCAGACGGCCAGGCGGagcaggtggagaaggtggagaaggcGGTGGTTGAAGAGGAGTCGGCTCAAGCTGaagaagcagcaacaacagagAGGACAACCACGACgacagcaggagaggaggagaagatggaggagggagaagaagagcagaggaacgaggaagaggaggaaggctTTGAGGTCGGAGAGGAGGACGAAGGATACGCAGTCCACGATGAGATCGGTGAGGAAGGaatacaggaggaggaggaagaggaaggagtcGAGGTagcagaaggagaggaagagctgcagcaggaggaaaataatgattaa